A window of the Helianthus annuus cultivar XRQ/B chromosome 4, HanXRQr2.0-SUNRISE, whole genome shotgun sequence genome harbors these coding sequences:
- the LOC110928770 gene encoding 12-oxophytodienoate reductase 2-like: MANKEGEISLLTPYKMGKFELSHRVVLAPLTRQRCLGYVPQPPMILYYSQRTSKGGFLIAEAAGVSDISQTSSEMPGIWTKEQVEGWKPIVDAVHAKGGIFFCQLIHVGRVLDTVPNGKSPVSSSNKKLAYQQRSPKKLTTQEIPLVVDDFRVAARNAIEAGFDGVEIHGAHGYLIDQFLKDEINDRTDEYGGSLENRCRFALEVVDAVVKEIGGDKVGIRLSPFANYSESGDSNPETLGLYMAESLNEFKILYCHMVEPRMKSVFEKVDCLDSLVPMRKAFKGTFISAGGYGREDGNKAVAENRTDLVAYGRLFLANPDLPKRFELNAPLNKYDRSTFYTRDPVVGYTDYPFLETTI, from the exons ATGGCGAACAAAGAAGGTGAAATCTCTCTTCTGACCCCGTACAAAATGGGGAAATTTGAGCTTTCTCACAG AGTTGTTTTGGCACCCCTAACAAGGCAAAGATGCTTGGGCTATGTCCCTCAGCCACCCATGATCTTATATTATTCACAAAGAACATCCAAAGGCGGGTTTCTTATTGCTGAAGCTGCTGGTGTCTCTGACATTTCCCAAAC GTCTTCGGAGATGCCAGGCATATGGACTAAAGAACAAGTAGAGGGCTGGAAACCTATTGTGGATGCGGTTCATGCAAAAGGAGGAATCTTTTTCTGTCAGCTAATTCATGTTGGAAGGGTTTTAGATACTG TGCCAAACGGGAAATCCCCTGTGTCTTCCTCAAACAAAAAACTAGCATATCAACAACGATCTCCGAAGAAGCTAACAACACAAGAGATTCCGCTTGTTGTTGATGATTTCAGAGTTGCTGCAAGAAATGCAATTGAAGCTG GTTTTGATGGGGTTGAGATTCATGGGGCTCATGGTTATCTAATCGACCAATTTTTGAAAGATGAGATTAATGACAGAACAGACGAATACGGTGGTTCTCTAGAGAACCGTTGCAGATTTGCTCTTGAAGTAGTTGATGCTGTTGTGAAGGAGATTGGAGGAGATAAAGTTGGCATAAGATTATCCCCATTTGCAAACTACTCGGAATCAGGTGACTCAAATCCGGAAACTTTAGGTCTTTACATGGCTGAATCTTTGAATGAGTTCAAGATTCTTTACTGCCATATGGTGGAACCTAGGATGAAATCAGTATTTGAAAAAGTTGATTGCCTTGATAGTCTTGTCCCTATGAGAAAAGCATTCAAAGGGACTTTTATTTCTGCTGGTGGGTATGGCAGGGAAGATGGTAACAAAGCTGTGGCTGAGAACAGAACCGATCTTGTTGCTTATGGTCGTTTGTTTTTGGCTAATCCGGATTTGCCAAAACGATTTGAGCTTAATGCTCCTCTTAACAAGTATGACAGGTCAACCTTTTATACACGCGATCCTGTTGTTGGGTATACGGATTATCCGTTCTTGGAAACCACAATTTAA